The genomic interval ACCACGACCAGCGCCGCGACCAGCGCACCGGCAGTCATCAGCACCCAGCGCGGCAGCTTCGCGATCTTGTTCTGCCGGGGGACGACAGCCGTCGGAGCCTGCGGAGACGGCGGGGCGGGTGAGCTCTGCGTCATCGCGGCGGATCCTCTTCTGACGGGCGGATGGTGGTGAACGGGTTCGGGTCGAGGAACATCTTGCGGAGATCCTCCGGCAGGTGCTGCGGCCAGGTGATCGAGTCCGAAAGGATCTGCAGGGCGGGCGAATTCAGATTCACGGCGTAGGCGTTGAACCACGGACCGCTGCCGACCTGCTCGCCGAGCGCGGCCGCGTAGGGCCCCAGATTGTCCATCGCGTCATACAGGTTCTGCTTGTTGCGCTCGAGCACCCCCAGCACCGAATTCAGCCGGTCCAGCGTGTTCTTCAACTGCGGCTCGTTGTCGTTGACCAATCCGGTCAGCTGCTGGGCGATCCCGTTGACGTTGACGATCAGCTGGCCGATGGCGGCGCGGCGCCGGTCCAGCTCGCCGAGCAGATTGTTGCCGTCGAGCAGCAGCGCGTTGATCTGATTGCCGCGGTCGGCCAGGACCTTGGTGACGCTCTGGGCCCGGGTGAGCAGTTGGGTCAACGCCTCGTCGCGAGTGTTGATGCTGCGCGACAATGCCGTAACTCCGTCCAACGCGGATCGCAGCGGCGCCGGGGTGTCGGCGAAGGTCTCGGAGAGGGCGTCCAGCGTCTTGTCGACCTGCTGCATATCCAGGCCCTGCACCGTCGCGCCCAGCTCGCTCAGCGCGTCGTTGAGCGAATACGGCGACGTGGTGCGCTCCAGCGGAATCGTGTCCTCTTTGCGCAACGCTCCGTGGCCGGTCGGCGTGACCTCCAGCGACTTGCGCCCGAGCACCGTGTTCGTCTTGATCGCGGCGGAAGTCTTGTCCCCCAGCACGATCGCCTCGTCGAGACTGAACTTGACCAGCACCTTCGCGCCGTCCAGTTCCACCTTGTCGACCTGGCCGGAGCGCACACCCGCGACCTGTACCGCGTCGCCCGGCACCAGCCCGCCCGCGTCCGCGAAGTAGGCGGTGAAGTTCGCGCCGCCCCGGATAAACGGCAGCTGGGTGAACTGCAACGCGGTCAGCGAGATACACAGCGCCACCACGATGCCGACCACACCGATGGTGATCGCCGGTGACTTCTGCGGGACGGCGGGAGGCGCGGCCGCCGAAGCGGATGAGTTCTGTGTGTCAGCCATCAGACGAGCACCTCCCCGTATCCTGCCCACCGGGCAGGGACATCTCGATCGGCCTGCCGTCCGGTCCGTCCACGAGCAACCAGGTTCCGCAGATGTAGAGCTGCAGGAACGAGCCGTACGCGCCGATCCGGATCAGCTTCTTGTAGGTTTCGGGCAGGCGCTCGAGCACCCACTGCAGGGTGTCCTGGCCGTTGTCCAGGTTGGTGGACAACCGTCCGAGCCCGTTGATGGTCCCGGCCAGGTCCGGCCGGGCCTGGGCGAGCAGGTCGGTCAGGTCACCGGTGGCGCCGGCGATCCGTGGGATCGCGTCGCCGATCGGATCCTTGTTCTCGGCCAAACCGGTGATCAGGCGCTGCAATTCGTCGAGTGTGGTGGCGAATTGATCACCGCGCTGATCGATGGTCGCGAGCACCGTGTTCAGGTTGTTGATCACGTTGCCGATCAGTTGGTCGCGCTCGGACAGCGTCTTGGCGAACGAGCCGCCGCTGTTCAGCAGCGAGACCAGCGTGCCGCCCTGGCCTTGGAAGATATGCAGCAGCGCGTTGGTCAGATCGTTGACCTGACCCGGATCCAGCCCGCGCAGCAGTGGTTTGAACCCGCCGAGCAGCATGTCCAGATCCAGGGCGGGCGCGGTCTTCTCCTTGCCGATGGTGCCGCCCTCGCGCAGGGTTTCCGCGTCGCCCGGCCCCTCCCGCAGTTCCAGGTAGCGATCGCCGACCAGGTTTTCGTATTTGATCGTCGCGCGGGTGCTGGTGAGCAATCGGTGGCGCCGGTCCACATCGAACTCGACGTGGGCGAGGTTGTCCTTGCCGACCTTCACCTCGGTGACCGAGCCGACCGGTACGCCGGCGATGCGGACCTTCGCGCCGGGCAGCATGCCCGAGGAACTGGTGAACACCGCGTGGTAGGCGTATTCGCGCGAGAAACGCATCTGGCTGAACACGACCACCAGCCCGGCGAAGATCAGCGTCATCACCAGCGTGAAGATCGTCAGTTTGACTGTCGTGGCGGTGTTTTTCACAGCTTGGGGACCCCCGGCAGACCAGAGAAGAGGATTTGCAGGACCTTGGGCGGGTTGTCGTGCAGCCGCAGCGGCGTCGCGTTCGGCACGAACGGCGCGCCCGCGCTGGTGTCGGTGACGACGTAGTCGGCATGGCTGTCCGGCGCCCGGTTCGTCACGCCCGAGCAATGCGGTCCGCCGGTGGCGTTCACCTTCGGCAGGTCGTCCGGGTAGGTGTAGGGCTTGGACCCCATCTGGAAGTTGGTGTTCATGCCGACGCCGTCGTACATGCCGCCGAAGATCTCCTCGGCCAGCGGCATCAGTTCGCCGATGCCGTTGATCAAGCATTCGGTGCCCGAGTTGTAGTCGTAGAGCAACTGCACGGTCGGGGTCATCAGGTCCAGCGCCGTGATCAGGCGGGTTTCGTTCTCGCGCAGCACCGAACCGGTGGTGTCGGCCAGGCCGATCACGTTGGTCAGCAGCTCGTCGACGTTGCCGGCTTCCTCGGCGAAGGTGCGGCTGGTCGTGGTGGCGTTGTTCATCACGGCCAGGAAGTCCTGGGCGGTGTCGCCGTAGATCCCGGTCACCTCGGCGGTCTTGCCCAGATCCTGTTGCAGGGTGGGCAGATACGGGTTGACCGGGTCGCGCAGGTAGGAGTTGCTGGTGCTCAGCAGCTCGCCCAGTTGCTGTCCACGACCCTGCAGCGCGGTACCCAGCGCCGCCATGGTCGCGTTCAGCTTGTCCGGCTCCACCTTGGCCAGCAGATCGGACAGGTGCTGGAACAGGGTGTTGAATTCGACCGTCACCTTCGACGCGGCGATGCTCGCGCCGGGCTTCAGCGCGGTCTTCGACGGCTGTTCCGGGACAATGAAATTGACGTACTTGGCGCCGAACACCGTGGTGGAGCGAATGTCCACGCCCGCGTTGTCGGGCACCAGCTTCAGCTGGTCGGGATCGATCTCCAGGCTCAGCCGGGCCGACTCGGCGGAGTGCTCGACCGAGGCGACCCGTCCGATCTCGACGCCGCGCACCTTCACCTTGGCGTCGGTGTCGAGCACCAGGCCGCTGCGCGGCGCGGTCACGGTGATGGTCTCGGTCGAGGTGAACCCGCCGACGAACATGACCATCGCCACCGCGACGAGGGCGGCCAGCGTGAGCACCATTGCGGCGCCGGCCAATTTGAGCTTCATCGTTCGTATACCGCTTATCCGGAGAGGTGGAAGTTGCCGGAGGTGCCGTAGATGGCCAGCGACACCAGCAGGGTCACCGTGACCACCGCGACCAGCGAGGCGCGCACCGCGTTGCCGACCGCGATGCCGACGCCCACCGGGCCGCCCGCGGCCGTAAAGCCGTAGTAGGTGTGAATCATCATGACCGCCAGGGCCATCAAGATGGCCTGCGCGAACGACCACAGGATGTCGCTCGGGATCAGGAAGGTCGAGAAGTAGTGGTCGTAGACGCCGGCGGACTGCCCGTAGATGACCACGGTGGCGAACCGCGCGGCCAGGAAGGACGCGATCACCGCGAGCGCGTACAGCGGAATGATCGCGATCATCCCGGCCAGCACCCGGGTGCCGACCAGGTACGGCACCGGCCGGATGGCCATGGTCTCGAGCGCGTCGATCTCCTCGGAGACCCGCATGGCGCCCAGCTGCGCGGTCGAACCCGCGCCGATGGTGGCCGCCAGGCCGATTCCGGAGATCACCGGCGCCGCGATGCGCACATTGATGAACGCGGAGAAGAAGCCGGTCAGCGCCTCGACGCCGATATTGCCGAGCGAGCTGTAGCCCTGCACCGCGATGGTGCCGCCGGCGAACAGCGTGAGGAATCCGACGATCACCACGGTGCCGCCGATCACCGCCAAAGCGCCTGTGCCCATGCTGATCTCGGCGATCAGGCGGATGGTCTCGGTGCGGTAGTGCAGCAGCGCGCGCGGCAGCGAGGCCACCGTCTCGCCATAGAACATCGCCTGCTTGCCGATCGAGTCCAGCGAGTCCGACATGCGCCGGACGCGACGCGTCGCCTTCGGGAACCGGGAACTGATTACGAAAGCCACCGGATCACCGCGCCGCGAACTTGATACCGACCGCGGTCGCGACGACGTTCACCACGAACAACGCCATGAACGCGAAGACGACGGTCTGGTTCACCGCGTCACCGACGCTCTTGGGTCCACCTTTGACGTTCAATCCGAGATAACAGGCGACCAGTCCGGCGATCAGCCCGAACAGCCCGGCCTTCACCTCGGAGATGATCAGCTCGGGCAGATGGGTCAGCAGGGTGATGCCGTTGACGAAGGAACCGGGGTTGACGTCCTGCAGATACACCGAGAACAGGAATCCGCCGACGATGCCGATGGTGCACACCAGGCTGTTCAGCAGCAGGGCCACGAACATCGAGGCCAGGACCCGCGGCACCACGAGTCGGTGGATCGGGTCGATGCCGAGCACCTTCATGGCGTCGATTTCTTCGCGAATGGTGCGGGCTCCCAGGTCCGCGCAGACCGCGGTAGCGCCCGCGCCGGCCACGATCAGCACGGTGACCATCGGGCCGATCTGCGTGACGGCGCCGAAGGCCGCGCCCGCTCCGCTGAGGTCGGCGGCGCCGATCTCACGAAGCAGGATGTTCAGCGTGAAGCTCACCAGTACGGTGAACGGAATCGCGACCAGCAGGGTCGGCACAATCGAGACGCGCGCGATGAACCAGGACTGATCGATGAACTCACGCGCTTGGAAGGGCCTGCGGATGCTCGCTCGGGCGACGTCGGCGACAAGTTCGAAGAACCCCCCGACTGCCCGCAACGGCACGGCAAGGACCTCGTTCATACGCGATCCTCCTTGCTCAACGTGCTCGTATTGCTGACGGCACGGCCCCACCCAGGAGCCGCGTCGCTCGGAATGATTAGAACATGTTCACCTAGCGGGCGTCAGGTTTTGGCCACTATTGAACTGCACTTATCCCCTGAATCAGCCTATGTATTTGCAACGTGTGTCAGTTTTGCTGGCTTAAGGCCTTGTGAGCCGTCACACACACCGACACCCATGTCTAACAAAGTCGAGTGCGGTGATCAACAATTGGTCAGTTGATCAGGTAGGGCGGCCGGTCAGCCCAACTCGCTCAGTGCCGGGCCCGCGGAAAAGGTCTGGTCGGCCGGGCGGTCGGCGAAGTAGCCGCCGAGAGTCGAAGCCAGATCGCCGGCACTCCATTCGGCACCGTCGGCGTCGAAGCGCTGCTCCACCACCGGCGCGGCCATGAGCGCGACCATCGGCCCGTAGACCACGAACAACTGACCGCTCACCTGCTCGGACGCGGGCGAAGCCAAGAAGGCGACCAGGCGGGCCACATGCTCGGGCGCGAGCGGGTCCACCGACCCTTCCGGAGCGTCGGAGAACACGGCCGCGGTCATCGCGGTCCGCGCGCGGGGGGCGATCGCGTTGGCGCGCACGCCATATTGGGCCAGGGCCCGCGCGGCCGTCAGCGTCAGCGCGGTGATACCGGCCTTGGCGGCGCCGTAGTTCGCCTGGCCCGCCGGACCCAGCAGACCCGCCTCCGAGGAGGTGTTGATCAACCGGCCGTAGATCGGCGCGCCCGCCGCCTTCGACTCGGCGCGCCAGTAGGCCGCGGCATTGCGGGTCAGCAGGAAGTGCCCGCGCAGGTGCACGGCGATCACCGCGTCGAATTCCTCGTCGGACATGTTGAACAACATCTTGTCCCGGGTGATGCCCGCGTTGTTCACCACGATGTCGACGCCGCCGAAGGAATCCGCCGCGGTCCGAATCAACGCGTCGGCGGTGCTCCGCTCGGCGATGCTGCCCGCGACGAACTCCGCCTTCGCGCCCAAAGCCCGGATTTCGCCGAGGGTTTCGGCTACCGCGTCGCTCTCGGCGAGATCATTGACCACCACCGAGGCGCCCGCGGCCGCCAAGGCGAGCGCCTCGGCCTTACCCAATCCGGCACCGGAACCGGTGACGATAGCTACCTTGCCGGCCAACTCGAGTTCAGTCACGGGCCGACTCTAGAACGTGTTCCTGTTAGCTGGCAAGCATCGGTCAGATGAGCTTGAGCGCCGCCTTCGGGCATTGCGCGACCGCGTCCTTGACATCCTCGAGCTGCTCGGCCGGGATGTCGTCCACCAGGACGTGCAGCTGATCCTCGTCATCGAGTTCGAACACGTCGGGGGCGAATCCGACGCAAATCCCGTTGGCCTCGCACTGGTCGAAATCGACTGCGACCTTCATGGTTACTCCTTCACTCGAGCCTCGCCGGAAGCCTACAAGCGATGGCGGCGGGCTGTGCCGGCATCGATCGGATTCCGAATCCAATACTGGAACATGTTTCAGTCGATATGCAATCATCGGTCTTACTCGATTCGAACGAAGGCGGAGGTAATGCCATGCGCATTGCGTACACGCAGCAGCAGGAGGAGCTTCGCGCCGAACTGCGCGACTACTTCGCGCGGCTGATCACACCGGAGCGCCGGGCGGCGCTGAGCTCCACCACCGGTGAGTACGGCGAAGGCAATGTCTACCGCGAAGTGGTCCAGCAGATGGGCAAGGACGGCTGGCTCACCATGGCCTGGCCGAAA from Nocardia goodfellowii carries:
- a CDS encoding MCE family protein — protein: MKNTATTVKLTIFTLVMTLIFAGLVVVFSQMRFSREYAYHAVFTSSSGMLPGAKVRIAGVPVGSVTEVKVGKDNLAHVEFDVDRRHRLLTSTRATIKYENLVGDRYLELREGPGDAETLREGGTIGKEKTAPALDLDMLLGGFKPLLRGLDPGQVNDLTNALLHIFQGQGGTLVSLLNSGGSFAKTLSERDQLIGNVINNLNTVLATIDQRGDQFATTLDELQRLITGLAENKDPIGDAIPRIAGATGDLTDLLAQARPDLAGTINGLGRLSTNLDNGQDTLQWVLERLPETYKKLIRIGAYGSFLQLYICGTWLLVDGPDGRPIEMSLPGGQDTGRCSSDG
- a CDS encoding MCE family protein; its protein translation is MADTQNSSASAAAPPAVPQKSPAITIGVVGIVVALCISLTALQFTQLPFIRGGANFTAYFADAGGLVPGDAVQVAGVRSGQVDKVELDGAKVLVKFSLDEAIVLGDKTSAAIKTNTVLGRKSLEVTPTGHGALRKEDTIPLERTTSPYSLNDALSELGATVQGLDMQQVDKTLDALSETFADTPAPLRSALDGVTALSRSINTRDEALTQLLTRAQSVTKVLADRGNQINALLLDGNNLLGELDRRRAAIGQLIVNVNGIAQQLTGLVNDNEPQLKNTLDRLNSVLGVLERNKQNLYDAMDNLGPYAAALGEQVGSGPWFNAYAVNLNSPALQILSDSITWPQHLPEDLRKMFLDPNPFTTIRPSEEDPPR
- a CDS encoding MlaE family ABC transporter permease, producing MSDSLDSIGKQAMFYGETVASLPRALLHYRTETIRLIAEISMGTGALAVIGGTVVIVGFLTLFAGGTIAVQGYSSLGNIGVEALTGFFSAFINVRIAAPVISGIGLAATIGAGSTAQLGAMRVSEEIDALETMAIRPVPYLVGTRVLAGMIAIIPLYALAVIASFLAARFATVVIYGQSAGVYDHYFSTFLIPSDILWSFAQAILMALAVMMIHTYYGFTAAGGPVGVGIAVGNAVRASLVAVVTVTLLVSLAIYGTSGNFHLSG
- a CDS encoding 3-oxoacyl-ACP reductase, which gives rise to MTELELAGKVAIVTGSGAGLGKAEALALAAAGASVVVNDLAESDAVAETLGEIRALGAKAEFVAGSIAERSTADALIRTAADSFGGVDIVVNNAGITRDKMLFNMSDEEFDAVIAVHLRGHFLLTRNAAAYWRAESKAAGAPIYGRLINTSSEAGLLGPAGQANYGAAKAGITALTLTAARALAQYGVRANAIAPRARTAMTAAVFSDAPEGSVDPLAPEHVARLVAFLASPASEQVSGQLFVVYGPMVALMAAPVVEQRFDADGAEWSAGDLASTLGGYFADRPADQTFSAGPALSELG
- a CDS encoding MCE family protein, with product MKLKLAGAAMVLTLAALVAVAMVMFVGGFTSTETITVTAPRSGLVLDTDAKVKVRGVEIGRVASVEHSAESARLSLEIDPDQLKLVPDNAGVDIRSTTVFGAKYVNFIVPEQPSKTALKPGASIAASKVTVEFNTLFQHLSDLLAKVEPDKLNATMAALGTALQGRGQQLGELLSTSNSYLRDPVNPYLPTLQQDLGKTAEVTGIYGDTAQDFLAVMNNATTTSRTFAEEAGNVDELLTNVIGLADTTGSVLRENETRLITALDLMTPTVQLLYDYNSGTECLINGIGELMPLAEEIFGGMYDGVGMNTNFQMGSKPYTYPDDLPKVNATGGPHCSGVTNRAPDSHADYVVTDTSAGAPFVPNATPLRLHDNPPKVLQILFSGLPGVPKL
- a CDS encoding ferredoxin, producing the protein MKVAVDFDQCEANGICVGFAPDVFELDDEDQLHVLVDDIPAEQLEDVKDAVAQCPKAALKLI
- a CDS encoding MlaE family ABC transporter permease, translating into MNEVLAVPLRAVGGFFELVADVARASIRRPFQAREFIDQSWFIARVSIVPTLLVAIPFTVLVSFTLNILLREIGAADLSGAGAAFGAVTQIGPMVTVLIVAGAGATAVCADLGARTIREEIDAMKVLGIDPIHRLVVPRVLASMFVALLLNSLVCTIGIVGGFLFSVYLQDVNPGSFVNGITLLTHLPELIISEVKAGLFGLIAGLVACYLGLNVKGGPKSVGDAVNQTVVFAFMALFVVNVVATAVGIKFAAR